From Eubalaena glacialis isolate mEubGla1 chromosome 5, mEubGla1.1.hap2.+ XY, whole genome shotgun sequence, one genomic window encodes:
- the LOC133091734 gene encoding transcriptional enhancer factor TEF-1-like has protein sequence MSRSKHESSGDVAGGRSRAEPLQLPPRPRRPPRAPTKHFADSLPPCGPVRAAGPGLRAATSGDRPCSEGPRPRPPLPGAAGSSPVRPADPGAGAALGAGEGGPARGPGAGLRAEGRGSGAEVFLGLTGRCGSTVAAAAAAASLHIQVENFQELSLENFPSVYFLAKAPGFGLENSTATIEPSSWSGSESPAENLEGMSDCAGQPSDSDAEGVWSPDIEQSFQEALAICPPCGRRKIILSDEGKMYGRNELIARYIGLRTGKTRTRKQVFSHIHVLARKKVREIQAAVKVSSHIQVLARRKSCDFHSKLKDQTAKDKAPQHMAAMSSAQIESATAIHSKLGLPGIPRPTFPGAPGFWPGMIQTRQPGSSQDVKPFVQQAYPIQPAVTAPIPGFEPASAPAPSVPAWQGRSIGTTKLRLVEFSAFLEQRRDPDWYNKHLFVHIGHANHYYSDPLLESVDVRQIYDKFPEKKAGLKELFGKGPQNAFFLVKFWADLNCSIQDDVGAFYGVTSQYESSENMTVTCSTKVCSIGKQAVEKVETEYARFENGRFVYRINRSPTCEYMINFIHKLKHLPEKYMMNSVLENFTILLVVTNRDTQETLLCMACVFEVSNSEHGAQHHIYRLVKD, from the exons GAGGCCGGAGCCGAGCCGAGCCTCTGCAGCTGCCGCcgcggccccgccgcccgccgcggGCGCCCACCAAGCACTTTGCAGACTCGCTTCCACCCTGCGGGCCAGTCCGCGCGGCGGGGCCCGGGCTCAGGGCGGCCACGTCCGGGGACAGGCCATGCAGTGAAGGCCCCCGACCCCGTCCACCTTTGCCTGGAGCCGCGGGCAGCAGCCCAGTACGTCCAGCCGACCCCGGGGCAGGAGCGgcgctgggggcgggggagggtggCCCAGCCCGGGGACCGGGAGCCGGGCTCCGAGCTGAAGGCAGGGGAAGCGGCGCCGAAGTTTTCCTGGGACTCACCGGGCGCTGCGGCAGCACTgttgctgccgccgccgccgctgcttcTTTGCACATTCAAGTGGAAAATTTTCAGGA ACTCTCCCTGGAAAACTTCCCTTCGGTTTATTTTCTTGCAAAGGCTCCAGGCTTCGGCTTGGAAAATTCAACCGCCACGATTGAGCCGAGCAGCTGGAGCGGCAGTGAGAGCCCTGCCGAAAACCTGGAAGGGATGAGCGACTGTGCAGGTCAGCCCAGTGACAGTGATGCAGAAGGGGTCTGGAGCCCCGACATTGAGCAGAGCTTTCAGGAAGCCTTGGCTATCTGTCCACCATGTGGGAGGAGGAAAATCATCTTATCAGATGAAGGCAAGATGTATGGTAGGAATGAATTGATAGCCAGATACATCGGACTCAGGACCGGGAAGACGAGGACCAGAAAACAGGTGTTTAGTCATATACACGTCTTAGCAAGAAAGAAAGTTCGAGAAATTCAAGCCGCCGTTAAGGTGTCTAGTCACATTCAGGTTCTTGCCAGAAGGAAATCTTGTGATTTTCATTCCAAGCTCAAGGATCAGACTGCAAAGGATAAGGCCCCGCAGCACATGGCCGCCATGTCGTCAGCCCAGATCGAATCAGCCACTGCCATTCACAGCAAGCTGGGGCTGCCAGGGATTCCAcgccccaccttcccaggggcGCCGGGGTTCTGGCCGGGAATGATACAGACAAGACAGCCTGGATCCTCACAAGACGTCAAGCCCTTCGTGCAGCAGGCCTACCCCATCCAGCCAGCGGTCACAGCCCCCATTCCAGGGTTTGAGCCTGCGTCAGCCCCAGCTCCCTCGGTCCCGGCCTGGCAGGGCCGCTCCATTGGCACAACCAAACTCCGCCTGGTGGAGTTCTCAGCGTTCCTCGAACAGCGGCGAGACCCAGACTGGTACAACAAACACCTCTTCGTGCACATTGGGCATGCCAACCATTATTACAGTGACCCATTGCTCGAATCAGTGGACGTTCGTCAGATTTATGACAAATTTCCTGAAAAGAAAGCTGGCTTAAAGGAATTGTTTGGAAAGGGCCCTCAAAATGCTTTCTTCCTCGTAAAATTCTGGGCTGATTTAAACTGCAGTATTCAAGATGATGTCGGGGCTTTTTATGGCGTGACCAGTCAGtatgagagttctgagaatatgaCAGTCACCTGTTCCACCAAAGTTTGCTCCATTGGGAAGCAAGCAGTAGAAAAAGTAGAGACGGAATATGCAAGGTTTGAGAATGGCCGATTTGTATACCGAATAAACCGGTCCCCGACGTGTGAATATATGATCAATTTCATCCACAAGCTCAAACACTTACCAGAGAAATATATGATGAACAGTGTTTTGGAAAACTTCACAATTTTATTGGTGGTAACAAACAGGGATACACAAGAAACTCTCCTGTGCATGGCCTGTGTATTTGAAGTTTCAAATAGTGAACATGGAGCACAGCATCATATTTACAGGCTTGTAAAGGACTAA